The following coding sequences are from one Oceanimonas doudoroffii window:
- a CDS encoding YceI family protein, with translation MKKTMIAAALMAVSASPAFAAVENYTVDTDGMHASVNFKINHLGYSWIVGRFNDFKGSFAFDEDNAANNSVQVTVNTASVDTNHGERDRHLRSDDFLDVSKFPEASFKSTSVTKDDDEGEYVVKGDLTLHGVTKPVEFEIEQVGAGEDPWGGFRRGFEGELELKLADFGIDYDLGPASATVYLEMHLEGVRQ, from the coding sequence ATGAAAAAAACCATGATTGCCGCCGCCCTGATGGCCGTGTCCGCGTCACCGGCCTTTGCCGCCGTGGAAAATTACACCGTCGACACCGACGGCATGCACGCCTCGGTTAACTTTAAAATCAATCACCTGGGTTACAGCTGGATCGTGGGCCGCTTCAACGACTTCAAGGGCAGCTTTGCCTTTGACGAGGACAATGCCGCCAATAACAGCGTGCAGGTGACCGTGAATACCGCCAGCGTCGACACCAATCACGGCGAGCGCGACCGCCACCTGCGCAGCGACGACTTTCTGGACGTGAGCAAATTTCCCGAAGCCAGCTTCAAGAGCACCAGCGTCACCAAAGACGACGACGAGGGAGAATATGTCGTGAAAGGTGATCTCACCCTGCACGGTGTGACCAAACCGGTAGAGTTTGAAATCGAGCAGGTAGGCGCCGGTGAGGACCCCTGGGGCGGTTTCCGTCGCGGCTTTGAAGGCGAGCTGGAGTTGAAGCTGGCCGATTTCGGCATCGACTACGATCTGGGCCCGGCCTCGGCCACCGTGTATCTGGAAATGCACCTGGAAGGCGTGCGTCAGTAA
- a CDS encoding virulence factor BrkB family protein has translation MTQIVARIGHRLRFLRDHGADFGRFVLKRVQQDRLKVTAGYLTYISLLSLVPMLAVVFAMMSAFPMFAELRDTIQNFVFSNFVPAAGDVVQKNIQGFIDNASKTTAIGVAALAVTAMMLISAIDENFNHIWRVSQKRRWSVAFSTYWMILTLGPILAGASLAITSYVTSMRIFQGDSFFGVGAVLLSLLPFLLSTLMFVVFYMVVPNKRVRFGHAIVGGLVAAVLFEIAKRGFAFYITQFPSYQAIYGALATVPILFVWVYLSWMIALFGAEITASLGDYEHSHGLSFEDDNDDEDPA, from the coding sequence ATGACCCAGATTGTCGCCCGCATCGGACACCGTTTGCGCTTTTTGCGCGACCATGGAGCGGACTTTGGCCGCTTTGTGCTGAAACGCGTGCAACAGGACCGGCTCAAGGTAACCGCCGGCTATCTTACCTACATCAGCCTGTTGTCGCTGGTGCCCATGCTGGCGGTGGTGTTTGCCATGATGTCGGCCTTTCCCATGTTTGCCGAGCTGCGCGATACCATTCAGAACTTTGTGTTCAGCAACTTTGTGCCGGCGGCGGGGGACGTGGTGCAGAAGAACATTCAGGGCTTTATCGACAACGCTTCAAAAACCACCGCCATCGGCGTGGCGGCGCTGGCGGTGACCGCCATGATGCTGATCTCGGCCATCGACGAGAACTTCAACCATATCTGGCGGGTCAGTCAGAAGCGGCGATGGTCGGTGGCGTTTTCCACCTACTGGATGATCCTCACCCTGGGGCCGATTCTGGCCGGGGCCAGCCTGGCGATAACCTCCTACGTCACCTCGATGCGCATTTTCCAGGGCGACAGCTTCTTTGGCGTGGGCGCCGTGCTGCTGAGCCTGCTGCCGTTTCTGCTGTCTACCCTGATGTTCGTGGTGTTTTACATGGTGGTGCCCAACAAGCGGGTGCGCTTCGGCCACGCCATTGTCGGCGGCCTGGTGGCGGCGGTGCTGTTTGAAATCGCCAAGCGCGGCTTTGCCTTTTACATCACCCAGTTTCCGTCCTACCAGGCCATTTACGGCGCCCTGGCGACCGTACCCATCCTGTTTGTATGGGTCTATCTGAGTTGGATGATCGCCCTGTTCGGCGCCGAAATCACCGCCAGCCTGGGGGATTATGAGCACAGCCACGGGCTAAGCTTTGAAGACGACAACGACGACGAGGACCCGGCCTGA
- the pip gene encoding prolyl aminopeptidase, which produces MRTLYPAIAANRQQWLQVSDLHRIYVEESGNPLGIPVVLVHGGPGAGISPEHRRFFDPECYRIILFDQRGTGQSTPHAELTDNSTQALIADMEHIRTTLGIDRWLVFGGSWGSTLALCYAIAHSERVLGLVLRGLFLGRQQDLDWLYQPEGGAAQLFPDYYREFLAPLDGDAEDLLNRYYRLLTSDNELARLNAARAWAIWEGRISTLLPRNDADSHYGEAHSALALARLECHYFLNNCFIEENHIIKAIERVRSLPAILVHGRYDAICKPAAALALADHWPELRLQIVPGAGHSAFEPGIMDGLVKATDHMAKELNKT; this is translated from the coding sequence ATGCGCACCCTTTATCCGGCGATTGCCGCCAACCGGCAGCAGTGGTTGCAGGTGTCCGACCTGCATCGAATTTATGTGGAAGAGAGCGGCAATCCGCTGGGTATTCCGGTGGTGCTGGTGCATGGCGGGCCGGGGGCCGGCATCAGCCCCGAGCATCGGCGTTTTTTCGATCCGGAGTGTTACCGCATCATACTGTTCGACCAGCGCGGTACCGGCCAGTCGACCCCCCATGCCGAGCTGACCGACAACAGCACGCAGGCGCTGATCGCCGACATGGAGCACATTCGCACCACTCTGGGCATTGACCGCTGGCTGGTGTTTGGCGGCTCCTGGGGATCCACCCTGGCACTGTGCTATGCCATTGCGCATTCCGAGCGAGTACTGGGGCTGGTGCTGCGCGGCCTGTTTCTGGGGCGGCAGCAGGATCTGGACTGGCTCTATCAGCCCGAGGGCGGTGCCGCCCAGCTGTTTCCCGACTATTACCGGGAGTTTCTGGCGCCCCTGGACGGCGACGCCGAAGATCTGCTCAACCGCTATTACCGGTTGCTGACCAGCGACAATGAGCTGGCCCGGCTCAATGCCGCCCGGGCCTGGGCCATTTGGGAGGGGCGCATCTCCACCCTGTTGCCGAGAAACGATGCCGACAGCCATTACGGCGAGGCCCACAGTGCCCTGGCGCTGGCCCGGCTGGAGTGTCACTACTTTTTAAATAACTGCTTTATAGAGGAAAATCATATCATCAAGGCCATTGAACGAGTGCGTTCGCTGCCCGCCATTCTGGTGCACGGCCGTTATGATGCCATCTGCAAGCCCGCCGCCGCCCTTGCCCTGGCCGATCACTGGCCCGAACTGCGCCTGCAAATTGTGCCCGGCGCCGGACATTCGGCCTTTGAACCGGGTATTATGGACGGCCTGGTCAAGGCGACCGATCATATGGCGAAGGAGCTCAACAAGACATGA